The following is a genomic window from Platichthys flesus chromosome 13, fPlaFle2.1, whole genome shotgun sequence.
GATAAAACAAGTGTCCGGTACGGATAGGGAACTTTTACGAGCCTGAGTACCAATCAGAGTAAAATTTCTCAATACCCTTACTCGTAATTAATGAAAAAGTTCACAGCTACTCTCTCCAGAGGGAAACTAACGTGTAACATCATTATCTATGATCATATATTCTTAGCGTCAATGCTACGCAAAGCCCAGCAGGACAGAGCCAGACGCACACGGAGCGAGCGCTTCTCTTTCTCagtcactcacactcacacacacaacataaagaTTTACAACAGGTATTAAGAAACCCTGTGttcggtcacacacacaaacatatcactgtttagatttttttttaaagttgagtAAGACTCCTGGAGTTGAGTATGTCTATGAAAACCTGCATTTTACTTCATACTGTTTGATactgcatgtgttgtgttcattGATTCACTGAAGTGCATTCACTGAAGTTTGTGATCAAAAACATTGATATGAAGCTCAATTCTAAGGCTTTTCTGTAAATAAAGttctaataaacaataaaaataccaACTTCCGGTTGAAGTCCTGCTCCTTCCGAGTATGGATACAGATAAATTAGTTTGTTGAACATATACAGATAGAGATAATGGTTTATTCGCTCATCCCTAATTGGCCTTTAATATATCTCTATGATGATGTTCTTGCATAGATCTAAAGTACAGTATTTAGTTTTGTACCAAAGTCTCCGAggtctcccttctctcccttcatGTGCTCCATGTCAACTTCGGTCATGTTCCCCGGAGGTCCCTGAAGACCTGGCTCTCCCCTTTCTCCTTTAGGTCCAGACTGTCCAATACCACCTCTTGGTCCAGTGATACCAGGATCAcctgagatgaagaagaaacaaatatttcagcTGCTAaatatgagaaagaaaaaaaatcactttcacTCCAGGACATAGACATTTGGTCTACCTCACCTCTCAGACCAGGAGATCCAGGTGTACCAGCTTTTCCGGGAAATCCTTGTATTCCAGGTGTCCCAATGACCCCCATTTCACCCTTAGGACCTAACAACGAAAAACACACACGGCTCTTTATCACCATAAATTAAATAATCCACGATGAAAAAACCAATGCAGCCTCCACAGGAGTGTTTTTTTCACCTAACAGTCAactcttccttttcttcatgTCAAACTGAATGGTGAGTTCAACACTCAACATCATATATTACTGCTGATTAGAGGTGAGAATAATGGCTGTATTAAAGAAAGGAAATTGATTCTTCAATAAATTATTCTCAATACTTTACTTTTGTACTATTCAAAATGTCTGACGCTTAAACCCTCTgcacagatgtttcacaataaaagccggCAAGCAGGTCAAAGGACATAATACCAAGCTTACTTTGAaagtttttaatgtgaaaaatgtgcAGGAAATGCATAGTTTTGTAGTTCAACACTGATAACAAGCCGAGCAAAGTAAATGCATTGAAAAGATTTCAGGTTAAAAGTATCTTATCCCGGATTTAACAACTCAAACTGACACTAGATTGATGATATGACTGCTTAATAATTGAACAAGAAATGTTAAGAATGCTGATTTTATTAaggaatttaattatttacaagGCAAAAtagaacaaagaaaaactgacaTTTAAGATTACAAATCACTCAATAGGTgtttagattttcttttcttcttttcttgtgtatgtgtttgctgtttgtccGTCTTACCTTGGCTTCCTATCAGCCCATCCCTGCCTGGTAATCCTGCTCGCCCCGGCAGTCCTTTGGAGCCCGGGGCTCCTGGGAATCCGGaggctcccttctctccctgaaGTCCCGGCATGTCCAGACCAGGAGGTCCAGGGTAGCCTTTATCTCCCTTTACACCTACCCCACCTgttcaataaatataaataggtTTTAGGGACTTGcacaacacaaactgacagtcatataaagaaaatcaataatTTCACAGTCTGAAAGACAGACATTTTGTTTGGAATGATTGGATTTTATGTTTGTGCTCACCGTGTGGTCCGGGCAATCCAGGTTGTCCCTGTGCTCCAGGCGTTCCAGGTGAGCCTTTTCCTGGTTCACCTGGTAAGCCGACGAGTCCAGAAGATCCGGGGGGTCCCGCGTCACCTAATGTTAAAGACCAAAGGAAGATGATATAGTGCTTGGTACTGGAGATAGGCCTTTTAAATCTGCAGTACCAAAAATATTGAATCAGGCTTCCCAGTCGCCAACAGTACCTGTGATTCCCTGAGGTCCAGGAGGTCCAGTCTGCCCTTCTTGCCCAGGAATACCATGTAGTCCAATGCTACCCTTCTCTCCAGGGAAACCAGGAACTCCCGGAAGGCCCTGCAAACCTTTTGGACCAGGAAGACCCCGCCCTGGTTCACCCTGCAAGGTGTACAAGCAATTACAGGCTTGCATCATTACCATCTCTGGCCACAGTGTCTTTGACATTGACATTTTGGTCTTTTAATGCTTGAAGACTGATGTATTTGTTCTGACGTAACACATTTTCCATGGTAAAAGATTGTAAACAATTATTGGataaaacatgcaacaaaacaataactgcTCACTTTTTGTCCAGGTGAACCAGGTTGTCCACTGAAACCATCTTGTCCTGGTCTTCCTGGCTCTCCTGGTGATCCTGAATCTCCTGGAATTCCACTGATTCCTAGAAACAAAGAtaaacatttccatttcaaatgtACCCATTCTGTATCATGTacagtttgtttacattttctgtatgtatgaaatgtttgtgatgCATGAAGTGATGAATGGGGTTAACATGGAATAACAAACCTTTTGGACCTGATGGCCCTGGAAAACCGATTCCATAGGGTCCTTGTTCACCTTTCGGTCCAGGGAAACCTGGCAACCCTGCATCTCCTGTGAAACCTCTATCCCCTGCAAACAATATTTTTAACAGTAAACAAGACTTACTGCCATCGATCGTTACGAATATCTGagcattgtttttttgtgatttcaTAATCACACTCTGCTCCTCCATCACAGTGAAATTATATTTGCCTTAACAAAGACAACGTTTAGTTCACTGACTTATCCTCAGATTTTTTTAGAATTGTATGCAGAGGAGTACAACTATAAATATATGATGTTGCTCACCTTGACCTCCAGGTCTGCCAGTTTCTCCTCGTGGTCCAGTTACTCCCTGAGGTCCTGGAGAGCTCACACCAACACCTGGCTCCCCTTTTGCACCTGGGAGGATGCAAAGTGTGCTTTAATAATAAACCCATCTGTAGTAgctgtgtgagtatgtgtgtttcatgtgcaATGTTGACATACGGTCTAATATGAGTTCTCTTTAACTCTTTATTTTTATAGAATGTGTATATCCCACACCTAGTGCTCCAGGAGCTCCAGGAATTCCTGGTCTCCCTGAACTGCCTTTCTCTCCAGGCTCTCCTGGTTGCCCGATGCCTGGAAGACCAGGAGGACCTCTTTCTCCTGGGGTTCCAATACGACCAGGGTCCCCATCAAATCCTCGCTCACCCTTAAGGCCCTCTTTCGCCTGAAATCGAGATTAGAGAAAGGGGAGGTCTGAGCTAGTTTTGCTCTTGATGTCCTTTATGTACACTAGGTGGTTGTTAACTTCATGTTCTTATGAAAAGTTGTGTGTGAAAGTAGTGGATATCAAAACCAAAACGgctagtttaaaaaaaaagtagtgtAGAGTTGAGGTCCGAAAGATTATTCACctgttttacagttttgttttgttggtccTTTATCAGTTATCACTAGGGATGCTCATGTTGTCCTGATACCCTGAGTAATAACTCActcaaaccacaaacacaaacttacaGGTTCTCCTTTGAGGCCAGGTACACCCGGGAGGCCGTCTCTCCCTGACTGTCCGTTCTCTCCCGGCTGCCCCTGTGAACCAGCAAAACCAGGAAGTCCCTTTTCTCCCTTCAGACCAGGAGCTAAGGAAATGTCGCCAGGCTCACCAACAGCACCAGGATCTCCCCGCAACCCAGGATAACCTATAGTTCCCTGCACAGGTCAAAAGAATGTATCATGTACCGACGGAAAAATATCAGCGACATATTCTGATATCTTTGACGTTCTCAAGTTTCTTCAGTGAAACATTCAGCTTGAACGTCATGTGAAGTGTAGATATTGTTTCACTCACAGATCGTCCCTGTTGTCCGGGAGTGCCTGACTGACCCTTTTCTCCTTTGCTTCCAACTGCTCCGGGTGGTCCTGCCAGATGAAGATGGATGAATTGAAAAGAGGAAGATTAAGACAGAAGTGAAATGGTGGTAGAACATTTTCCAACACTCACATATTTAAAAGGCAAGCTACAAATTCGGAGTGCCCTGACTTTTAGGCTACGTCAACTGAACGTATCAATTTCACTCACCATGCCCTCCCTTAGGCCCCTGGGGACCAGGTAATCCAGGTGGGCCGATAGCCTTACACTGAACACAGGTATCTCCTCGGTCACCTGATGGCACAGAAACGCATGTGTTAATCAATTGGCGTCATAGTAGACTGCACATTTGAGACTGTAGACTGGCCGCTGGAATACCCTGGTCCATGGCATCTGTTGTCAATGTGTCCATAATCGAGTTTCGTTAAATCAGCAgcaattgtgttttttcttaccTTTTTGTCCAACTTCCCCTTGTAACCCTAGAGGTCCAGCTGGGCCAGGAGCACCTCTCGGGATGTCACATTTACTCGAATTATCTGTGCGTCCATGtcatagcacacacacacacaaacacataaaataaGTCTACATTTAATGGAGGCAATAACGTTGATTCAAATATTCACATGCTTGTGGTACGATGAGACATACTTGGGAGTCCGGGGGGTCCAGGGGGGCCAGAGAGACCTGGTTGTCCTGGAGGACCGACCAGAGACTCTCCTTCTCtacccttctctcctttctctcccacGTCTCCCTTCTGACCCCTCTCTCCTCGAGGCCCTTCGACGTTTCGGCCTAAGGTACAAGCAGAGAGCCAGCGTTAGTGTGTTATTCAGATTAGCATATGTCATATGTATTACATTGAGTAGACTGTGCTATTTTACCTGGTTGACCTGCTTCTCCCTGAGGGCCAGGGAAGCCTGTAGATTAAGAGGAAAGCCAAAAGTGAAGTAAACAGTGTTATTGTGGGATCCAACTATGGTGTTAATGCATATAAGTCCACATATAGTTTGAACATATGACGGCTTACTGAGACCTCATTTTACCTTTTTCTCCTTGTAACCCAGGAAGACCATTCGGACCAGGACGGCCAGGGGCACCGTTACCCTAAAATGATAATTGTATAGATTAAAGATTCATGTGCACTTTTGTTTGAAGATGTTTCAATTTCACTTCACTGATCTACCTTACCTCAGATCAGTTGACTGCATAATTTTTCTCAACGTAATGTTACCGTTACTTTTGTGCTGGTGCgaattatattgtatattatattgaattaatATAACTCCCTGGGATAACTTCATGTACCTCAGTGACTATAGAATAGGTTTTGCCATTATCTATTTCAAGGGAAACATGTTAGAACAGTGCTGCCTTTACGTTAGGCTGCTTGTGAGAGACAGCTTGAGATAATGgcaaaaaatattgaaaagcaGAGGCCAAGAAATCCAGAAGTAAATTAATACTGGACTGTTAATCTGTTTTGTCTCTGATCCCACtcagtgtatgaatgtgttgcATTCTTAACCATATGCAAACATTACGTCGCCATGTAGCGTACTGAACAGGAGTCTTAATGTTGTGACTGATTGGTGAAAGTCTTCATTGTAGCTCAAGCTTCTTTAATTCTGGAGCCCACATTCGCTACAGTAGCATTTCTTTTGTAAAATGATTCCTTCCAACTTATTCCCTACTTCTGTTTAAAAAAGCTTATTGTGCCAAACCTCTGCTTTTTTTCTGGCATGAGACTAAATCTGAGAATAGAAAGAGTTAATATAGAGGTCAGAATCGTTTTCTTAAGTTAATTTTATCAATAATATAGCCCATTAATATCGAAATTAATATAATTGGTCAAGAGAAATTCTGAAACCATCATGTGTAATTTATATGCTGATGCAGTGAATTTTAATGTGATCAATATCCTCCTCAAATTGTCACTCAGGTGATGTGATGtaatgttgttttctctgtccGTAGAAGATGTTACACAATAGTAAAGTCAGTAAATCAGTTGTAACTAAATGAATATGTGCTGACATCTGCTGGTAGTTTTTAGACCTGATCCTCTTTGAAACCAGTTCTAGTTGCATTttcagagaagaggaaggagtgaGATCACTTACAAAACCTGGTGGCCCTCGGTCTCCTTTTTCACCctgaaaaaaaagggagaacatttttagtttaaatttttttactCAACAAAAAATTGGAATATATTTTAATGAAGTTTAAATGTatagagtttaaaaaaatacaaataattttaCCTGGGAACCAGTGTATCCGGGACCTCCTGGAAAtcctttttctccctttgtgaatatatgttgcattttagcttttaaaaatgtataataataaagaaaaaagcagTTGGACAGTAGAGTAGATAACACAATAggttattgtatttaccttcaACCCATATTCTCCATCTTTGCCAGGTTTACCCTAAAGTCACAGAAACAGACTCACATTAATTAACTGTTGTagtagatacatagatagacaCACTTAATTGATCccaaattgagaaaataattatgtttttagcAGCATGTCAAGGGAATGTCAATAGCAAAGACAGATGAGATTACAAACTATGAATAATCGACAAGTgtgcaaaaaatgtttttatttaattgtattgctGGAGTAATCAGAGAGTCTTTGTGTGGATCACTGTGATCCAAAAATGGGTATAAATTACAAGTTACTTTCCTTTCTTTAatcaatataaaaacactgatGACTAACACTGAactttcatctttatttatcaaACTATTATACTGTATGGAACTTTTTCTACAGGTACATATTTTGGTCACTTACTCTGGGTCCAGGTGGTCCAGGTTCACCTTTAAAACCACTGAGATGAGGGACACAGTTGCCCTGCAAAAGATATCAAGCGTTTAAAAGAAGTAGAGTGATTAATATCAGTCAGACACCTCAACGCTTTAAATGCAAATTACTAACTTTCTCTCCTTTATCTCCTTGAGGTCCTCGATCTCCCTgcaggaataaaaacacaaacacattcagggAATAAACCACAATATTAATATCTTCATAAACTGATATTTAGTGATTGGTTTGTAAATTTTCTCTTAAGTTTATAAAGAGCTGAGAGTACCGCATGTCCAGGTACGTAGACTGTGGTTTGACCTCCCACTTCCTGTGATGGAGGTCCTGGGGGACCGGGGGGGCCCCGAAATCCTTGATCACCCTGCAGAGAGAACGCcaacattaaacaacagaaTTAAGATGAGACCACAAGACCTTTTCTTAATGAAGTTTTTCTCTCTTATTGTAAGAAATAATGTTTGAAATCTAGAGTTCGcaccttttctcctttttcactCACAAAAGCCAGCTTGTCACCCTGCAGGGAAGTTAAAAAAGGAACTGTTACAATGCTCAAGACATTGTTTATAAGTTAAAAATGTGTTGTATGTAGGATGACTCATACCTTCTCTCCAGAAGGGCCTGGCAGGCCTATATCACCCTGTGAAACACAGATATCCAATCAGTCAAACAAACGGTTGTAAAATGTGATTATCTACAGAGattcttttatatttagttttttttttctagtatTTCCAGATGCTTTGACTCATAGAAAGTTAACACAGACTGTGTAGGATGATAAACTGCTCATCACTGTGGGAGAAACTTACTTTGGGTCCTTGGTAGCCACGAGGTCCTGGAGGTCCAGTGGGTCCAGAAGGTCCGATCGATCCCTGCAAGAGAAAGACGTTTGGAAAGAATCTTGAATTACATCGTCCCTGtttaatcacaaaaacacaagagcgGACAGACTCAtgcacgcaaacaaacacacaacgtaCAGGTAATCCAGGGTTGCCAGGGAatcctctgtctcctttcaGGGGAACAATCCCGATCACACCACCAGCATCACCCTGTCAGAGGCAAAATAAAGAACACGTGTCTCATCACGTTGGAAGATTGTTTCATACTTGTATTGTAagacaaagaaatataaatattaagacAAATCAACTGACCTTCATTCCAGGAAATCCTGGGATGCCCTGAGGAGCAGGGATGAAGGAAAGAGATGAATAAATGCTGCATATACAGGTAGGATGAATATTTCTATTGTAAATTACTGATCAGTTGCTATTCCTAGCCTATGAAAAAATTAAACTCCAATCTTacagtttttatgtttaatacaaatacaaatacaaaactttttttaaatgtataaatatattccCAGTGGCTGTTAAAACAAAGCAGTctttcttgatttttttttttttatttcactgtaacTTGTTGTAGCAGTAACTGAACGTGAGCTGGTTATTGAGGTGGTTGTCATGGGTGCAGAGCTTGTTTACCGGAGGTCCTTGAAGACCAGGAAAACCAGAGGTGCCATCcagtcctcttcctccctgaaacacacacacacagtcagaaggGTTAAACACCAGGGATGGACACAAAACCTGGGGAAGCAAATCTGATTTTAAAACCGTTTTAGAAATGGCTTACTTTAGTCCCATTGCATCCTGGGATACCTGGTGATCCTGGTGGGCCATCGTTTCCATTGATGCCCTGAGAGTCGGAGAGAACAAATAATCAGCAGATAATCACTGACAGAATCTCTGCAGTGTCCTGAAGATTCTGAGCTGCTACAAACACTGAATGACACATGTGCCACATAAAATGACCtaaattgtgttattttgagGATGTTACTATTTAGATGGTGATTAGATGATAGGTAACGGGTGGGGTGTTAAAGTAACTTACTGGTAGTCCTGGGTTTCCTGGGAAACCGTGCAGACCAGGAGGACcctgtaatgtaaaaaaacctATCAACATCACTGTCTCCAGATAATACAACAACCTAAACATGAGCAATACAAAAATAGTGCATATAATAAAATTTCCATCATATCCTAACTCATGATACTTACCCTCACTCCTTTCATTCCAGAAGCCCCTGGTTCACCCAGAGCTCCCTACGAAGAGACAGATGACCCCCATGATCACCAAAATCCacagaaatgataaaaacaagacattggGCCAGTTCATTGTCTTAGAAATTACAAAAAACTGGGGGGAAATGCAACAATTCAACAAACTTTATTGTTGGGTCTAAACTTGATTAACCCTGCTGCAGTCGTGTGTGatagtgtgggtgtgtgtgtgtgtgtgtgtgtgtgtgtgtgtgtgtgtgtgtgtgtgtgtgtgtgtttatgttagGGCAAATAAAATCAGTCGACCGTCACATGTCTGGATCATGGGACAAATATCAGTTCCACCCAAAGTCATTTCAgattattcattttaatgtgtgagtttgtgagtcTGTACTGACCGCGGGACCCATTGCTCCTGGAGGCCCCTCAGGGCCCTGCATCCCAGGAAATCCCATATTGCCTTGAAGACCAGGAAATCCCCGCTCACCCTGTGACACACAGATTGTTAGGTTAATGAGACAAAATACACTACTTGTTTATATAGGAAGGAACTTTGTAATCCAACAATGTTAAAATAGTTCTCAAAATAGATTTCAAGACATTTTATCAATTATTATCAAATTATTTTAAGGTCAATAAATGATTTTGAAAATTACATATTTCACCCAGTTGAAATATTTGACCCAATAACTTACAAAATGACACCTAATTCCTGTAAATATGTaataaaacatacatatttCTATCTTTAAAATGGACATCACTATATTTTGATTAATTTTAAAGGCTTGTATATCTCTAGTGCTCAATCCAGTTTACTTTAATGATTTGAAAACAATAAGCACAGATACTGGTGAATACAAATCtctcactgtgaccttgacggTGA
Proteins encoded in this region:
- the col4a1 gene encoding collagen alpha-1(IV) chain; amino-acid sequence: MLLPSGALFLLAAFCCSVDLTQAEGCGASCGKCDCSGVKGAKGERGFPGLQGNMGFPGMQGPEGPPGAMGPAGALGEPGASGMKGVRGPPGLHGFPGNPGLPGINGNDGPPGSPGIPGCNGTKGGRGLDGTSGFPGLQGPPGIPGFPGMKGDAGGVIGIVPLKGDRGFPGNPGLPGSIGPSGPTGPPGPRGYQGPKGDIGLPGPSGEKGDKLAFVSEKGEKGDQGFRGPPGPPGPPSQEVGGQTTVYVPGHAGDRGPQGDKGEKGNCVPHLSGFKGEPGPPGPRGKPGKDGEYGLKGEKGFPGGPGYTGSQGEKGDRGPPGFGNGAPGRPGPNGLPGLQGEKGFPGPQGEAGQPGRNVEGPRGERGQKGDVGEKGEKGREGESLVGPPGQPGLSGPPGPPGLPNNSSKCDIPRGAPGPAGPLGLQGEVGQKGDRGDTCVQCKAIGPPGLPGPQGPKGGHGPPGAVGSKGEKGQSGTPGQQGRSGTIGYPGLRGDPGAVGEPGDISLAPGLKGEKGLPGFAGSQGQPGENGQSGRDGLPGVPGLKGEPAKEGLKGERGFDGDPGRIGTPGERGPPGLPGIGQPGEPGEKGSSGRPGIPGAPGALGAKGEPGVGVSSPGPQGVTGPRGETGRPGGQGDRGFTGDAGLPGFPGPKGEQGPYGIGFPGPSGPKGISGIPGDSGSPGEPGRPGQDGFSGQPGSPGQKGEPGRGLPGPKGLQGLPGVPGFPGEKGSIGLHGIPGQEGQTGPPGPQGITGDAGPPGSSGLVGLPGEPGKGSPGTPGAQGQPGLPGPHGGVGVKGDKGYPGPPGLDMPGLQGEKGASGFPGAPGSKGLPGRAGLPGRDGLIGSQGPKGEMGVIGTPGIQGFPGKAGTPGSPGLRGDPGITGPRGGIGQSGPKGERGEPGLQGPPGNMTEVDMEHMKGEKGDLGDFGNPGVTGDKGHRGMPGDPGMPGKDGEAGLPGQPGDKGDPGFPGEPGSMGQPGQKGSVGEMGIPGVSGPKGSKGDFGTTGHPGFRGTDGQKGDRGADGNPGIGIPGPPGEKGLSGHPGFPGSPGEKGQQGHEGMPGKPGLQGSKGDNGSIGYPGQQGRPGEKGTPGLPGSAGEPGRGGRPGEGGLQGPPGAPGEKGEHGVDGIPGSSGERGEPGLPGRGFPGPSGDFGVKGDKGGPGFPGTPGHPGVPGIKGDKGLSGSQGPHGETGERGLPGISLEGPKGVRGEPGQPGEAGSPGAPGPGGLPGRDGPKGERGNQGPSGYQGETGTKGDPGLIGNTGQPGLPGIDGQKGEMGLHGVPGFPGVKGNLGELGFKGEFGDRGFTGEKGSEGPPGPPGPHTFIKGDIGFPGIQGHPGPQGPSGFPGQKGLQGMTGIAGPKGEDGLPGYNGQNGAKGEIGLSGPQGPRGYPGPPGPDGVPGQVGQPGPSSMEHGFLVTRHSQTVEVPYCPEGTSLIYEGYSLLYVQGNERSHGQDLGTAGSCLRKFSPMPFLFCNINNVCNFASRNDYSYWLTSPEPMPMSMAPITGEGIKPFISRCSVCEAPAMVIAVHSQSIMIPQCPLGWDSLWIGYSFVMHTSAGAEGSGQALASPGSCLEEFRSAPFIECHGRGTCNYYANSYSFWLATIEDNEMFTKPVPTTLKAGSLRTHISRCQVCMKRT